Proteins encoded together in one Pangasianodon hypophthalmus isolate fPanHyp1 chromosome 18, fPanHyp1.pri, whole genome shotgun sequence window:
- the mkln1 gene encoding muskelin: protein MAVAPESRVLSYTVYKWSSYSSTYLPENILVDKPNDQSSRWSSESNYPPQYLILKLERPAIVLSITYGKYEKTHVCNLKKFKVFGGMSEENMTELLSSGLKNDFNKETFTLKHKIDEQMFPCRYIKIVPLMSWGPSFNFSIWYIELHGIEDPDVVQPCLNWYSKYREQEAIRLCLKHFRQHNYTEAFESLQKKTRIALEHPMLTHLHERLVLRGDFDACEELIDKAVRDGLFNQYISQQEYKPRWSQIIPKCTKGDGDDSRPGMRGGHQMVIDVQTETVYLFGGWDGTQDLADFWAYSVQENQWACISRDTEKENGPSARSCHKMCIDSQRRQIYTLGRYLDSSVRNSKSLKSDFYRYDIDANTWTLLSEDTSADGGPKLVFDHQMCMDSEKHMIYTFGGRILTCNGSVDDGRTSEPQFSGLYAYQCQAGTWSLLRDDSCNAGPEDVQSRIGHCMLFHTRNRCLYVFGGQRSKTYLNDFFSYDVDADHVEIISDGTKKDSGMVPMTGFTQRATIDPELNEIHVLSGLSKDKDKREENVRNSFWIYDIARNNWSCVYKNDQAVKENPSKTLQEEEPCPRFAHQLVYDELHKVHYLFGGNPGKSSSPKMRLDDFWSLKLCRPSKEYLLRHCKYLIRKYRFEEKAQTEPLSALQYLQNDLSLTVDHSDPDETKEFQLLPSALFKSSSDFIPLGFSDVDQTYAQRTQLFDTLVNFFPDNMTPPKGNLVDLITL from the exons TACTTGATCTTAAAACTGGAGAGACCAGCTATTGTACTAAGCATCACCTATGGCAAGTATGAGAAAACACACGTTTGCAACCTGAAGAAGTTCAAGGTGTTTGGAGGCATGAGTGAGGAAAACATGACCGAGCTCTTGTCCAG TGGCCTTAAGAATGACTTCAACAAGGAGACATTCACGCTGAAGCACAAGATCGATGAGCAGATGTTCCCTTGCAGATACATTAAAATAG TGCCTCTGATGTCATGGGGCCCCAGTTTTAACTTCAGTATCTGGTACATTGAGCTGCATGGGATAGAAGATCCAGATGTAGTCCAGCCCTGCCTTAACTGGTACAGTAAG TACCGTGAACAGGAGGCCATCCGTCTGTGTCTGAAGCACTTCCGGCAGCACAACTACACTGAGGCCTTCGAGTCGCTGCAGAAGAAGACGCGTATAGCGCTGGAGCACCCCATGCTCACGCACCTCCACGAGCGCCTGGTCCTTCGTGGAGACTTTGATGCCTGTGAGGAGCTCATCGATAAAGCTGTGAGAG ATGGCTTGTTTAATCAGTACATCAGTCAACAGGAGTACAAGCCACGCTGGAGTCAGATCATCCCCAAATGCACCAAAG GTGACGGGGATGACAGTAGGCCCGGGATGAGAGGTGGTCATCAGATGGTGATAGATGTGCAGACGG agactGTGTATCTGTTTGGAGGTTGGGATGGCACACAGGACTTGGCAGATTTCTGGGCCTATAGTGTGCAGGAGAATCAGTGGGCCTGTATCtccagagacacagagaaagag aatGGTCCCAGTGCACGCTCCTGCCATAAGATGTGCATCGACTCTCAGAGGAGGCAGATCTACACGCTGGGCCGCTATCTGGACTCCTCTGTCCGAAACAGCAAGTCTCTGAAGAGTGACTTCTACCGGTACGACATTGATGCTAACACGTGGACGCTGCTCAGCGAGGACACTTCTGCAGATGGAGGCCCTAAACTTGTGTTCGACCACCAG ATGTGCATGGACTCGGAGAAGCACATGATCTACACGTTTGGTGGTCGGATCCTGACATGTAATGGTAGTGTTGATGATGGACGCACGTCAGAGCCGCAGTTCAGTGGCCTGTATGCCTATCAGTGCCAAGCAGGTACCTGGAGCCTTCTGAGAGACGACTCGTGTAACGCCGGCCCTGAGGATGTGCAGTCTCGCATCGGCCACTGCATGCTCTTTCACACG AGGAATCGCTGCCTGTATGTGTTTGGAGGCCAGAGGTCCAAGACGTACCTGAATGATTTCTTTAGTTACGACGTGGATGCTGACCACGTAGAGATCATCTCCGACGGCACCAAGAAAGACTCTGGCATGG taccAATGACTGGCTTCACCCAGCGTGCCACCATCGACCCAGAACTGAACGAGATTCATGTTCTGTCAGGCCTTAGCAAAGACAAAGATAAACGAGAGGAGAATGTCCGGAACTCCTTCTGGATCTATGACATTGCACGCAACAACTG GTCGTGCGTGTATAAGAATGACCAGGCTGTGAAGGAGAACCCCAGCAAGACACTGCAGGAGGAAGAGCCGTGCCCTCGGTTCGCTCACCAGCTCGTGTATGATGAGCTGCACAAG GTGCATTACCTGTTTGGGGGAAACCCAGGCAAGTCAAGCTCTCCTAAGATGCGTCTGGATGACTTTTGGTCTCTGAAACTCTGCCGCCCATCTAAAGAGTACTTACTGAGACACTGCAAATATCTCATCCGCAAATACAG GTTTGAGGAGAAGGCTCAGACCGAACCACTGAGTGCCCTGCAGTACTTGCAGAATGATCTCTCTCTGACTGTGGACCACTCTGACCCTGATGAGACTAAAGAG TTTCAGCTCCTGCCCTCAGCGCTCTTCAAGTCCAGCTCAGATTTCATCCCACTGG GCTTTTCAGATGTAGATCAGACGTACGCCCAGCGCACACAGCTCTTTGACACACTGGTAAACTTCTTCCCCGACAACATGACCCCGCCCAAGGGTAACCTCGTTGACCTCATTACCCTGTAG